cacggattccgcacgtgaaatgttcgttacgcaatcgaacggtgtcaaaaccgatcctacaagctAAGGTCTTTTTGTCCTTAGTTTCAAGctttgcatttttccagaactctcgttGGGTATCTACGTAGATGGTTTCATTGctggtcaacaaagttttgtactttgaagatgaAAGTGCATCAATCACGGAATGAAAAActgtgtttttacttgtttttgcaAGTGTACACACGTAGTTTTGACGGATTTTGAATGGCAGATCCATGATAAATCAAAGGTAGTTAAGAACgaaggaagaagatgagtgatttgagagaatttgatgaaaactgcttttgaaaggaattttgaattcaaCTCGACAGTcaaaaccctgtttgggttttgatcagggttttataggtggaaaaagtgaatgctgatgtggcagcggttacaaaagatctgacgactaagtactgtccacgtgagaacctctgatgaataatggatgacagttgttaggaaaccactgatgaatCAATATCAGTATTTTACAGTGCTGAAAATGAAAACAGTAACTGactataactatcagtggatagactATCAGTGAATTAAAACACTGACCTTTAACAATAGTCATTATATAAACAGTGGTTCAAGCATgttccttctccaaaaaaacaatattttaacccatcagtcgtttcaatccccttcaacctccacaaaacactattttaacccaacactggttttaaaccaccattttaactAAACAAcggtttcaaccacagttttctcaacagtagttccaaacatctattttcatccatctgttgaacaaagtcaacagatgtaccaaccactgttttattttcaaacatctgttcccaataacagagctttgatcatttaaacatacctCTGGCAATATTACAGTGCTGAAAATGAAAACAGTAGCTGACTATAACTATTAGTGGATAGCctatcagtggattaaaacactgagCTTTAACTACAGTCATTATATAAACAGTAATTCAAGAATCTTCCTTCtccaaaaaaacaatattttaacccatcagtcatttcaatccccttcaacctccacaaaacactattttaacacaacagtggttttaaaccaccattttaaccaaaCAGCGGTTTCAACCACAGCTTTCTCAACAGTAGTtacaaacatctgttttcatacatctgttgaccaaagtcaacagatgtatcaaccactgttttattttcaaacatctgttcccaataacagagctttgatcatttaaacatacctttgccaatattacaagcttttacactctcaaacctaaatatttatttacttaatttaattaacaaacatggttaataattttaatagaactaattatataaaaactacaagtgtcAAACAACATACAAAGTTCATCTATCTGTTGAcccaagtcaacagatgtatcaaccactgttttattttgaaacatctgttcgcaataacagagctttgatcatttaaatagacctttgccaatattacaagcttttacactctcaaacatcaatattcattCAATAAAATTTTAACGCAGcaaataacagagctttgattaataattttaacacaactaattatatataaaatacaattgtcaaaacagcaaatatcattcaataaaatacaggatcctaattcctaatcaattggtgaaacagtagtctcgataagtaaagctcctttcggaccattgtagttgtcaacatgttggaggtatttcagaagttcgttgctgagatcaacttcaatcatatcccccagatgcttgttatcagccacttgttgtcttcaattatattagtccttcggcgcctatctacataatcaactacacgaggattattgaaaacaaacaccttcatccagccttcttcttcatatctgagTAAATCAGCAGTTAGCTTAGCAGACTTTCCAATAACAATCAAATGCAGCCTCTTTGCGATGGTCAAAAAATGCCAttggcaaggattgactacaATACTCTCAGGAAAATGAAGCTTTCTGAAAGTCTCACTCAGAACATCAAAAGCAACGATGTTCCTCTCACCTAGTGGATGCCAATAATCTGAAAccataaaatatatggttttatcagcATAAACTCCTGTAGACCATGAATAACCACTTGAACCATAATTGTTTACGCTACCGAAATATATTGTTCTCCatgactcacgacgtcgtgagtaaaCACGAGCAGCAGTTACATTACGGTAACAACTGATGTTCAAcactttcagatcattgaactgaTCAAAATAAATTCCACCAGTATCAGAGTTTCGATGATGATTGTAATGGAAGTAGTTATCACACAAAACCTTATAGCGCCTGgtagttggattccaaagaatcaaCTGACAGCAAATCCATTCATTGCAAACTAACAACAAACCATTAAATGACGATAGAATACGTAAGTTGCTAGGGTGGacattgttaggaaaacttaaggttttgCTTCTAACAACATCCAAAGTACCAGCAACTACGTCGTCAATGACAATTGACGTGTCTTTAAAGGATAGTAGTTTCTTTTGTACTGAATCTCCACTTCGGAGAGCATGCATCATCTGAAATGTGTGACTTGACAATTCGCTATAAAAATTCTTGGAAAGACATTTGAAACGGCCAATATCTTCTGCAGAGAGGcttgtgaaaatctcgtcaaCAATCACTTGAAACCCAAATTTTTCCATTATGAAGAGAGCCTTGTGAAAATATCGTCAACAAACTTTTGAAAATGATTGAGTAGATGGATGAAAACGGTAATGATCAAAACCACTGCCTAATAtattttatatacccaatgaaggcggttatgactaaagaatatgatgcgacactcgttaggcttttaatgcatttacatgggaaaaaaataaaattaaacacgttattataattacaattaacctatTCATTTACCTATAAGACGCCTTTAACATAAGACAGAAGTGATTGAGTGACGTGCATTAATTGCAAAGTACATATCCCgaggcattttgaatttgaaattaccggcaATTTCAAAACCACTGCTATGGTATATGTTTGCCAAAGGAAACATCTCCTAAGTTATACTTTCTTGGCTATGGGCAGTAGTTTACACTcttgaatgtgggccagacctttgacATTTAAATATAGAGCAGTAGTTtgaaattaaatgtattttaactcAAATAAAAAATCTCAGAAGCATAAAAATTGACATATCagcaatcatcatttagtcataactcagtTAAAAAATCTATTCATTTGGAATATAAAGATATTGCGAACATCTGTTTAAGCCTCTCCTGTTTccaacagtagcaagtcaaacagatgttggcaacaacAGATGTTAGCAATTGACAACAGTAGCAAGTTAAACAGCTGTTAGATAAGCAGATGATGATTTAGAGCAGATGTTCTCTATACACTAACAGAAATTGATACAATATTAACATAATCTAATTAAACTAAGAAACCATTTCACTTCTACATCAAAAGTACCAATATGCAATAATCAGAtgatattaaaaattacataataatacttattcagcttaaaattataacgaaactttaaaatctaacaacaccaccaagaaatttacgaacctaacagcaaaaatttagtgcttttagctttaaactccatcaatcactacaagaaaactgggtttttagtacgcgcaaaagcgtcctaaaatgctattttataggacctttcatttaataggaccaacggtaaaagcgtttcttgtaaaggggtcgtaataagtcccggaactaaaaaagcgtcctaacatctcaaataagattatgaaaccaattttatggtcgcgtaatatgtctttgaacaacccaaatagtgtcctaata
This genomic stretch from Helianthus annuus cultivar XRQ/B chromosome 8, HanXRQr2.0-SUNRISE, whole genome shotgun sequence harbors:
- the LOC110870009 gene encoding uncharacterized protein LOC110870009, which gives rise to MEKFGFQVIVDEIFTSLSAEDIGRFKCLSKNFYSELSSHTFQMMHALRSGDSVQKKLLSFKDTSIVIDDVVAGTLDVVRSKTLSFPNNVHPSNLRILSSFNGLLLVCNEWICCQLILWNPTTRRYKVLCDNYFHYNHHRNSDTGGIYFDQFNDLKVLNISCYRNVTAARVYSRRRESWRTIYFGSVNNYGSSGYSWSTGVYADKTIYFMVSDYWHPLGERNIVAFDVLSETFRKLHFPENMKKKAG